A window of Candidatus Izemoplasma sp. contains these coding sequences:
- the thrS gene encoding threonine--tRNA ligase produces MINITFPDGSQKAYDKGITVEEIAGDISSSLKKASVAGFVNDDLYDLNRPIEEDADVRIVTKKDDKAFEVLNHSAAHLLAQAIKRLYPEAKFGVGPAIREGFYYDIDIDTQLSEDDLPKIEKVMHRISEEQTAIERHECTKEEALELFKDDEYKQELITDLNPSETISYYTQGEFKDLCRGGHIGSTKNIRHFKLLSIAGAYWRGDSDRNQLQRIYGTAWFTKKDLEHHLEVLEERKERDHRKLGKELRIFDLNNDAGQGLALWLPNGYTIRKALEDYVYKLERKAGYKHVSTPVLGTKKLYEISGHWSHYRDNMFPVMERNDETFVLRPMSCPHHMLIYKSDLRSYRDLPIRYAEIVTQHRYEASGALSGLERVRAMTLTDAHLFVRRDQIKEEVLAAYHLIQQAISDLKLEIDYVELALRDKNKGKFHDDDKLWDLAEATLKELLDENDIEYTEMTGEAAFYGPKIDIQVRTAMGHVITMSTVQLDFLLPERFDLTYIGSDGDKHRPVVIHRGLISTWERLMSILLEQYKGAFPTWLAPVQIKLIPVNNEYHAEYAKALNDRFIDEDLRSELDLREEKLGYKIREAQTLKIPYQLVVGDNEVNDNQVTYRKYGEKKQTTVTVDEFIALVKKEIKDKA; encoded by the coding sequence ATGATTAATATTACGTTTCCAGATGGAAGTCAAAAAGCGTATGACAAAGGTATTACAGTAGAAGAGATAGCTGGCGATATTTCAAGCAGTTTAAAAAAAGCCAGCGTGGCTGGATTTGTCAATGACGATCTATATGATTTAAACCGTCCAATTGAAGAAGATGCAGATGTTAGAATTGTGACTAAAAAAGACGATAAAGCATTTGAAGTATTGAACCATAGTGCGGCCCACTTATTGGCGCAAGCAATCAAACGTCTATATCCAGAAGCTAAATTTGGTGTCGGACCAGCTATTCGTGAAGGGTTCTATTACGACATTGATATAGATACCCAATTAAGTGAAGATGATTTACCTAAAATTGAAAAAGTCATGCATCGTATTAGTGAAGAACAAACCGCAATTGAGCGTCATGAATGTACTAAGGAAGAAGCACTTGAGCTATTCAAAGATGATGAATACAAACAAGAGTTGATAACCGATTTAAACCCAAGTGAAACAATTAGTTATTATACACAAGGTGAATTTAAAGATTTGTGCCGAGGGGGACATATTGGTTCAACAAAAAATATTCGTCATTTCAAACTGTTGAGCATTGCAGGTGCTTACTGGCGCGGTGACTCAGATCGTAATCAACTACAACGTATATACGGAACCGCTTGGTTTACAAAAAAAGATTTAGAACATCATCTAGAAGTCCTTGAAGAACGCAAAGAACGCGATCACCGTAAACTCGGAAAAGAACTTCGTATCTTTGATCTTAATAATGATGCGGGTCAAGGCCTTGCTTTATGGTTACCAAATGGGTACACCATCCGTAAAGCGCTAGAAGATTATGTCTATAAACTAGAGCGTAAAGCAGGGTATAAACATGTAAGCACCCCTGTTTTAGGGACAAAGAAACTCTATGAAATAAGTGGACACTGGTCTCATTATAGAGACAACATGTTCCCTGTGATGGAACGCAATGACGAGACATTTGTTTTACGTCCAATGAGTTGTCCACACCATATGTTAATCTATAAATCTGATTTAAGAAGTTACCGTGATTTACCAATTCGTTACGCAGAAATTGTAACCCAACATCGTTATGAAGCAAGCGGGGCATTAAGTGGACTAGAACGTGTCCGTGCAATGACATTGACCGATGCACATTTATTTGTCCGTCGTGATCAGATAAAAGAAGAAGTATTAGCTGCGTATCATTTAATCCAGCAAGCCATCTCCGACTTAAAACTTGAAATTGATTATGTAGAACTAGCTTTACGTGATAAAAACAAAGGTAAGTTTCATGATGATGATAAATTATGGGATTTAGCAGAAGCAACCCTAAAAGAATTACTCGATGAAAACGATATTGAATATACCGAAATGACTGGAGAAGCTGCTTTTTATGGACCTAAAATTGATATCCAAGTCCGTACCGCAATGGGACATGTCATTACGATGTCTACTGTTCAGCTAGATTTCTTATTACCAGAACGATTCGATTTAACCTATATAGGTAGTGATGGCGATAAACATCGTCCAGTAGTTATTCACCGAGGACTCATCTCAACGTGGGAACGCTTAATGAGTATTCTATTAGAACAATATAAAGGTGCATTCCCGACATGGTTAGCGCCAGTTCAAATTAAGCTTATCCCTGTTAATAATGAATATCACGCAGAGTATGCGAAAGCTTTAAACGATCGTTTTATTGATGAAGACTTACGGAGTGAACTCGATTTACGTGAAGAAAAACTAGGGTATAAGATCAGAGAAGCACAAACATTAAAAATTCCATATCAGTTAGTTGTTGGGGACAATGAAGTAAATGATAACCAAGTAACTTACC